From Thalassotalea euphylliae, the proteins below share one genomic window:
- the metB gene encoding cystathionine gamma-synthase yields the protein MSKQKAATTAARAGINRDQHHGAVVAPIHLSSTYSLKGFNQKREFDYSRTGNPTRATFGQTIAELEGGALGIVTSTGMAAVHLICQLLSVGDKVVIPHDCYGGSYRLFVHLAKRGQFDLLVVDQSDERALSDALAQKPKLVLIETPSNPLLRLVDIEKIATASKAVGALVAVDNTFLSPVLQQPLALGADMVFHSTTKYINGHSDVVGGVLVTKDQALGEELAWWANCIGITGAAFDSFLALRGLKTLPLRMAAHQQNANAVAAFLVKHPAVEKVYFPGLNDHPQHALAKRQQQDFGAMLSFEIKGGEDAVRTLFDNLSLFTLAQSLGGVESLISHPSTMTHAGMDLAAQKAAGISQSLVRLSVGIEDISDILADLDAGLNASQQVKA from the coding sequence ATGAGCAAGCAAAAAGCTGCAACTACCGCTGCTAGAGCAGGTATTAATCGCGACCAACATCACGGTGCTGTTGTTGCTCCAATTCACTTATCGAGCACTTATTCCCTCAAAGGTTTTAATCAAAAACGCGAATTCGATTATTCGCGCACAGGTAACCCAACACGTGCCACATTTGGACAGACGATTGCCGAGTTAGAAGGTGGTGCGCTAGGTATTGTCACTAGCACGGGCATGGCGGCTGTGCATTTGATTTGTCAGTTATTGTCTGTCGGCGACAAGGTGGTTATCCCGCACGATTGTTACGGTGGCAGTTATCGCTTATTTGTCCATTTGGCTAAACGGGGTCAGTTTGACTTGCTTGTTGTCGATCAAAGCGATGAGCGCGCCCTCTCTGACGCATTGGCGCAAAAACCTAAGTTGGTACTCATTGAAACGCCAAGCAATCCATTATTACGTTTGGTTGATATTGAAAAAATCGCCACGGCGAGTAAAGCCGTGGGCGCACTGGTTGCGGTTGATAATACTTTCCTGTCCCCGGTATTGCAACAGCCGTTAGCGCTGGGGGCAGATATGGTTTTCCATTCCACGACGAAATATATCAACGGTCACAGTGACGTTGTTGGTGGGGTATTAGTCACCAAAGATCAGGCGCTTGGTGAAGAGCTTGCTTGGTGGGCAAATTGCATCGGTATTACCGGTGCGGCATTTGACAGTTTCCTTGCCTTACGCGGCTTGAAAACTCTGCCATTGCGCATGGCTGCTCATCAGCAAAATGCCAATGCCGTCGCCGCGTTTTTAGTGAAGCACCCAGCCGTAGAGAAAGTGTATTTCCCTGGGCTGAACGATCATCCGCAACACGCGCTTGCTAAACGTCAACAGCAAGATTTTGGCGCGATGTTGAGCTTTGAAATTAAAGGCGGTGAAGATGCCGTTCGCACTCTGTTCGACAACTTGTCATTGTTTACCTTAGCTCAGTCGCTAGGTGGTGTTGAGAGCTTAATTAGCCACCCGTCAACCATGACACATGCAGGGATGGACTTAGCGGCACAAAAAGCCGCGGGCATTAGCCAGTCGTTAGTACGCCTATCGGTGGGGATTGAAGACATCAGCGATATTTTGGCTGATCTCGATGCCGGCCTGAATGCGAGTCAGCAAGTCAAAGCCTAA
- the metJ gene encoding met regulon transcriptional regulator MetJ, which yields MADWNGEYINPYAEHGKKSEQVKKITVSIPLRVLKVLTDERTRRQVNNLRHATNSELLCEAFLHAFTGQPLPNDNDLAKDNEHRLPEAVREALIAQGITDFSQFDTEDEED from the coding sequence ATGGCTGATTGGAATGGCGAATATATTAATCCTTACGCTGAGCACGGCAAAAAAAGTGAACAAGTCAAAAAAATCACCGTCTCAATCCCACTGCGGGTATTGAAAGTGCTAACTGATGAGCGTACCCGTCGCCAAGTTAACAATTTACGCCATGCCACCAATAGCGAGTTGCTATGTGAAGCATTTTTGCATGCGTTCACAGGCCAACCCTTGCCAAATGATAACGACCTTGCCAAGGACAACGAACACCGCTTACCAGAGGCCGTGCGTGAAGCCTTAATAGCACAAGGAATAACTGATTTTTCTCAATTCGACACTGAAGACGAAGAAGACTAA
- the metL gene encoding bifunctional aspartate kinase/homoserine dehydrogenase II: MSSHLAPNNLPQNDLPRNELPRNELPRSELPQNRLAKHAVEVHKFGGSSLASVECVNRVVEIIQRNCQLDDIVVVSANGDTTDDLIEIFQLAIENSDQLHQAIDGLKQKQQGLAKGLLSDVNTGALFTAIEQDFALLAKWLQLDIRAHEAELLAFGEMWSARLLAAVLAERVCPSYAIDARTFLVIDDEVNCQVDYEQSRDKLQRQLNGQQLAVITGYIARDAQGLPCTLGRNGSDYSATILAALTDAQNVTLWTDVDGIYSADPRVVPLARKLHRVPRTVAKELGRLGNPVLHAKTLKPLVQVGSHLNVASSFDPATIGTEVGDFGQIAQQELSVTSLNDLLLVESAALKGEQGQQIASEFAALSGDVNTGQLVIRLAQQKLISESLVSLGQEIKFTPVAIIAVVGHQAAQRANLRARFKRALKHQGMIALFNALHQDSLVAVLPQAVTAELLNTVHHDVIKDARHIGLVVAGLGNIGEQFLAMLPRQLEQVKALENVHLVGLLSSTKRLFQLDGIEPEHAVSSFQQLATPYQIDGLVEQLTAHPYDELIVVDITPSEAFSQLYGQLFSHGIHVIGANKWAASAPLAEYQANKAIAAENQALWLGNTTVGAGLPINHAIDDLLQSGDRILEISGIFSGTLSWLFEHFDGAQAFGRLLTDALSQGITEPDPREDLSGRDVQRKLLILARMAGFELSLEDITCENLVPQALRDISLSEFLARVDELDQPFAARLKQAQQAGQCIRYIARFSADAGKLTAQVRLESIATSDAFASLIPCDNIFKVTSDWYQDNPLIIRGPGAGREVTAGGLHSDLANACKQLSSKQHQVKLKGINE; encoded by the coding sequence ATGAGTAGTCATCTAGCCCCAAATAATTTACCTCAAAACGATCTACCTCGAAATGAGCTACCTCGAAATGAGCTACCTCGAAGTGAACTACCTCAAAATAGGTTAGCCAAGCATGCAGTTGAAGTGCATAAGTTTGGTGGTAGCTCGCTAGCGTCTGTTGAGTGTGTTAATCGCGTGGTCGAAATCATTCAGCGCAATTGTCAGTTGGATGACATTGTTGTGGTTTCTGCCAATGGTGATACCACCGACGATCTTATCGAAATTTTTCAACTGGCCATTGAGAATAGCGATCAATTGCATCAAGCAATCGATGGTTTAAAACAAAAACAACAAGGTCTCGCTAAAGGGTTACTCAGTGACGTGAACACAGGAGCGCTGTTCACTGCTATTGAGCAGGACTTCGCGCTACTGGCTAAATGGTTACAGCTCGATATTCGGGCGCACGAAGCTGAGTTGTTGGCATTTGGTGAAATGTGGTCAGCAAGGTTGCTCGCTGCTGTCTTGGCAGAGCGGGTTTGCCCTAGCTATGCTATTGATGCGAGAACATTTCTAGTCATTGATGATGAAGTCAATTGCCAGGTTGATTATGAGCAGAGTCGCGACAAGCTGCAGCGCCAATTAAACGGGCAACAACTGGCGGTGATCACCGGTTATATTGCCCGTGACGCTCAAGGTTTACCTTGCACACTTGGGCGCAATGGCAGTGATTATTCGGCCACGATTTTAGCGGCCTTAACGGATGCGCAAAATGTTACGTTGTGGACGGACGTTGATGGTATTTATAGTGCGGATCCTCGTGTCGTGCCGCTAGCGAGAAAGCTGCACCGCGTGCCGAGAACGGTTGCCAAAGAACTGGGGCGGCTGGGCAACCCGGTACTGCATGCCAAAACACTCAAGCCGCTAGTGCAAGTTGGTAGCCATTTGAATGTGGCCAGCAGTTTTGACCCGGCGACCATTGGCACGGAAGTTGGTGACTTTGGTCAGATTGCTCAACAAGAGCTGTCAGTAACCTCATTGAATGATTTATTGTTAGTTGAATCAGCTGCGTTAAAAGGCGAGCAAGGTCAGCAAATCGCGAGTGAATTTGCTGCGCTCAGTGGTGATGTAAACACCGGGCAGTTAGTGATTCGTCTAGCGCAACAAAAGCTCATCAGTGAGTCTCTGGTGAGCTTGGGGCAGGAAATTAAATTCACGCCTGTCGCTATTATTGCTGTCGTTGGTCACCAAGCGGCGCAGCGCGCTAATTTGCGTGCGCGCTTTAAACGCGCATTAAAACACCAGGGTATGATTGCGCTCTTTAACGCCTTACACCAAGATAGTTTAGTCGCTGTGCTGCCACAAGCGGTCACCGCAGAGTTACTTAATACCGTGCATCACGACGTGATCAAAGACGCCCGTCATATTGGGCTAGTCGTTGCTGGTCTTGGCAATATAGGTGAGCAGTTCTTAGCGATGCTGCCGCGCCAACTTGAGCAAGTAAAAGCACTGGAAAATGTGCACTTGGTCGGGTTGCTGTCGTCAACAAAGCGTTTATTTCAGTTAGACGGCATTGAGCCAGAGCATGCGGTATCGAGCTTTCAGCAATTGGCAACGCCATATCAGATAGATGGCTTGGTTGAGCAACTTACTGCCCACCCATACGACGAACTCATTGTTGTCGATATCACACCGAGTGAGGCATTTAGCCAATTGTATGGTCAGCTCTTTAGTCATGGTATTCACGTGATTGGCGCAAATAAGTGGGCGGCGTCTGCGCCGCTTGCTGAATATCAAGCTAACAAGGCGATTGCGGCAGAAAATCAGGCGTTATGGCTCGGTAACACAACCGTTGGTGCGGGCTTACCCATAAATCATGCCATCGACGATTTACTGCAAAGCGGGGATCGTATTCTCGAAATCTCGGGCATTTTTTCCGGCACCTTGTCATGGCTATTTGAGCACTTCGACGGCGCGCAAGCATTTGGTCGCTTGTTAACCGATGCGCTATCACAGGGGATCACAGAACCTGACCCTCGCGAAGATTTATCGGGCCGTGACGTCCAGCGAAAGTTGCTGATTCTGGCGCGTATGGCAGGATTTGAGTTGTCGCTGGAAGATATCACTTGTGAAAACTTGGTACCTCAAGCACTGCGTGACATATCGCTGTCAGAATTCTTAGCGCGGGTTGATGAATTAGATCAACCATTTGCCGCGCGTCTTAAACAAGCGCAACAAGCGGGGCAGTGTATTCGCTATATTGCGCGTTTTAGTGCTGATGCAGGCAAGCTCACGGCACAGGTTAGGCTGGAAAGCATCGCCACATCAGATGCATTTGCGAGCCTAATACCGTGCGACAACATATTTAAAGTAACAAGCGATTGGTATCAAGACAATCCGCTGATTATTCGCGGCCCTGGTGCTGGCCGAGAAGTCACCGCTGGCGGCTTGCATTCCGATTTAGCGAATGCTTGTAAACAGCTGTCCAGCAAACAACATCAAGTGAAATTAAAGGGGATTAACGAATGA
- the metF gene encoding methylenetetrahydrofolate reductase — protein MTYSHARQVESLNQSLSEISNDINVSFEFFPPNSPQMETTLWNSIERLAPLKPSFVSVTYGAGSGTRDRTHDVIKRIQKDTALLAAPHLTCIDAGRDELIQIAKDYWESGVRHIVALRGDLPDSSEKPSMYAADLVELLKSVADFDISVAAYPEGHPEAPNPQFDLLNLKRKVDAGASRAISQFFFDIESYLRFRDRCASVGIDVEIIPGILPVTNYNTLKRFAGLTNVHVPSWMPKMYEGLDDDETTRRLVGANIAMEQVKVLHKEGVKDFHFYTLNRAELTYAICHTLGIRPK, from the coding sequence ATGACATATAGCCATGCCAGACAAGTCGAGTCACTTAACCAAAGTTTAAGTGAAATTAGCAATGATATTAATGTCTCGTTTGAGTTTTTCCCGCCAAATTCGCCTCAGATGGAAACCACACTGTGGAACTCAATTGAACGGTTAGCGCCGCTTAAACCAAGCTTTGTCTCGGTGACATACGGTGCGGGCAGCGGCACACGCGATCGCACTCACGACGTGATTAAACGCATTCAAAAGGACACTGCGCTTTTGGCGGCACCGCATTTAACCTGTATTGATGCCGGGCGTGACGAGCTTATCCAGATCGCTAAAGACTATTGGGAAAGCGGTGTGCGTCATATTGTGGCATTGCGTGGTGACTTGCCCGATAGCAGTGAAAAGCCATCTATGTACGCCGCTGACCTCGTTGAATTGTTAAAGTCGGTCGCTGATTTTGATATTTCAGTCGCTGCTTACCCGGAAGGCCACCCCGAAGCGCCAAACCCGCAGTTTGATTTGCTTAACTTAAAGCGCAAAGTTGATGCTGGTGCGTCGCGTGCCATTAGCCAGTTCTTTTTTGATATTGAGTCATACCTGCGTTTTAGAGATCGCTGTGCATCGGTTGGTATCGATGTTGAAATCATTCCGGGCATTTTACCTGTCACTAACTACAACACCCTTAAACGATTTGCGGGGTTAACCAATGTACACGTACCAAGCTGGATGCCAAAAATGTATGAAGGGTTGGATGACGATGAAACAACACGCCGTTTAGTGGGAGCCAATATTGCGATGGAACAAGTAAAAGTGCTTCACAAGGAAGGAGTGAAAGATTTTCACTTCTACACACTTAATCGCGCGGAATTGACCTACGCCATTTGCCACACCTTAGGTATTCGCCCTAAATAG
- the hflC gene encoding protease modulator HflC, with the protein MKNFIVTAFALLFILVVSAVFVVPEGQRGIVFQFSKIKRDADTGEMRIYEPGLHFKIPLIENVKRLDARIQTLDEAPDRFVTAEKKDLMVDSYVKWRIVDFSRFYLRTSGSFDQASILLKQKVNNGLRTEFGTRTIQEIVSGDRDGLMAKARESAESSRDDLGIEVIDVRVKAINLPNEVSNSIFERMRAERNAVAKEHRSKGQEQSEIIRAEIDAKVTVMLADAQKNAQQIRGQGDATAAKVYADAYSKDAEFYAFFRSLEAYENSFNSKSDIMVVKPDSEFFNYLKNDKQDK; encoded by the coding sequence ATGAAAAACTTTATTGTGACAGCGTTCGCGCTACTGTTTATTTTGGTGGTATCTGCGGTATTTGTCGTACCGGAAGGGCAGCGTGGTATCGTTTTCCAGTTCTCAAAAATCAAACGTGATGCTGACACGGGTGAAATGCGTATTTACGAACCCGGCTTACATTTTAAGATCCCTTTGATCGAAAACGTGAAGCGCCTAGACGCTCGAATTCAAACGCTAGATGAAGCGCCAGATCGCTTCGTCACCGCTGAGAAAAAAGACTTAATGGTCGATTCATACGTGAAATGGCGTATTGTTGATTTCTCAAGGTTCTACTTACGTACTTCGGGGAGTTTTGATCAAGCGTCAATCTTATTGAAGCAGAAAGTAAACAACGGCCTGCGCACTGAGTTTGGTACGCGCACCATTCAAGAAATTGTCTCTGGTGATCGCGATGGTTTAATGGCAAAAGCGCGTGAAAGTGCGGAAAGCAGCCGTGATGACTTAGGTATCGAAGTCATTGATGTACGTGTTAAAGCGATTAACTTGCCTAACGAAGTCAGTAACTCAATTTTTGAGCGTATGCGTGCAGAGCGTAATGCTGTAGCCAAAGAGCACCGCTCAAAGGGTCAAGAGCAATCTGAAATTATTCGCGCTGAAATTGACGCTAAAGTCACCGTTATGTTAGCTGATGCGCAAAAGAACGCGCAGCAGATTCGCGGTCAAGGTGATGCAACTGCGGCAAAAGTTTACGCCGATGCGTACAGTAAAGACGCAGAGTTCTATGCTTTCTTCCGTAGCTTAGAAGCTTATGAAAATAGCTTTAACAGCAAGAGCGATATTATGGTCGTTAAACCGGATAGCGAGTTTTTCAATTATTTGAAAAACGATAAGCAAGATAAGTAA
- a CDS encoding malic enzyme-like NAD(P)-binding protein, which translates to MTDLKQQALDYHALPTPGKISVSLTTPAETSKDLALAYSPGVAEPVREIADNPDNVYKYTAKGNTVAVISDGSAILGLGNLGPLASKPVMEGKALLFKRFADIDSFDIEVKHNTVEEFVTTVANIADSFGGVNLEDIKAPECFEIERALIERCRVPIFHDDQHGTAIVTAAGMLNALDIQGKEIRDANIVCMGAGAAAIACMELLIKCGAQREKIYMLDRKGVIHTRRDDINEYKRQFANNTDKRTLDDAIDGADVFVGVSGPDLLAAEQLAKMAPNPVVFACSNPDPEIKPELALATRDDVIIATGRSDYPNQVNNVLCFPFIFRGALDVRAKAINDEMKIAAVNAIRDLAKEDVPAEVLTASGDKSLNFGRDYIIPKPMDSRLKARVAKAVAQAAVDSGVAALPMPENYMAK; encoded by the coding sequence ATGACAGATTTAAAACAGCAGGCATTGGACTACCATGCCCTGCCAACCCCGGGAAAAATCAGTGTTTCCCTAACCACGCCCGCGGAAACGAGTAAAGACCTTGCATTGGCTTACAGCCCGGGTGTTGCTGAGCCAGTACGAGAAATTGCTGACAACCCAGATAACGTATACAAATACACAGCGAAAGGTAATACAGTTGCTGTGATATCTGATGGTAGCGCGATTTTAGGGCTTGGCAATTTAGGTCCACTGGCGTCAAAGCCAGTAATGGAGGGTAAGGCATTGTTGTTTAAACGTTTTGCTGACATTGATTCGTTCGACATCGAAGTTAAGCACAATACCGTTGAAGAATTTGTGACGACCGTCGCCAATATTGCTGACTCATTCGGTGGGGTAAACCTTGAAGATATCAAAGCCCCTGAGTGTTTTGAAATAGAGCGTGCGCTAATTGAGCGCTGCCGCGTTCCTATTTTCCATGACGACCAGCACGGTACGGCAATTGTGACTGCAGCGGGGATGCTGAACGCACTTGATATTCAAGGCAAAGAAATTCGCGATGCCAATATTGTTTGTATGGGAGCGGGTGCTGCGGCAATTGCGTGCATGGAGCTGTTGATTAAGTGTGGTGCACAACGCGAAAAAATATACATGCTTGATCGCAAAGGGGTTATTCATACACGTCGTGATGATATCAACGAGTACAAAAGACAATTTGCGAATAATACCGATAAGCGCACGCTTGACGATGCTATCGATGGCGCAGATGTATTTGTTGGCGTTTCTGGTCCAGATTTACTTGCTGCTGAGCAGTTGGCGAAGATGGCACCCAACCCCGTTGTTTTTGCTTGCTCAAACCCAGACCCTGAAATTAAACCTGAGCTTGCTTTAGCGACTCGCGATGACGTTATCATCGCTACGGGTCGTTCAGACTATCCAAACCAAGTGAACAATGTGTTGTGTTTCCCGTTTATTTTCCGTGGTGCGTTAGATGTCCGCGCGAAAGCGATTAACGATGAAATGAAAATTGCCGCAGTAAACGCAATACGCGACTTGGCGAAAGAAGATGTGCCAGCAGAAGTCTTAACCGCGAGCGGTGATAAAAGCCTAAACTTTGGTCGCGATTACATTATTCCTAAGCCAATGGATAGTCGATTAAAAGCGCGTGTGGCGAAAGCTGTTGCGCAAGCGGCTGTTGACTCAGGTGTGGCGGCACTGCCAATGCCAGAAAACTATATGGCTAAGTAA
- the argE gene encoding acetylornithine deacetylase — protein sequence MNKLLPNFESALTQLIASPSISSNLAEWDHGNREVIDLLASWFETLGFSITIQPVPNTRNKFNMLAQLGTGEGGLLLAGHSDTVPFDDNRWQSDPLNVTKQDDKFFGLGTCDMKGFFAFILQVARQVDAKQLKKPLYVLATADEETTMAGARFFAEQQLIKPDVAIIGEPTELVPVVMHKGHMSHRISVAGQSGHSSKPALGVNAIEIIHQIIGQLLALKQDLCSKYQNQAFDVPEPTLNLGAISGGDNANRICGHCNLDIDMRALPGLKDEELVHWLSEALKPIAEQYPGRITMEELHPPCPSFGQADSHGLLTVAEEISGHQCCAVNYCTEAPYIQSLGCDTIVLGPGSINQAHQPDEFLAYDQIDETLRVLTAMIQRYCMQD from the coding sequence ATGAATAAATTATTACCCAATTTTGAGTCTGCACTCACACAGTTGATCGCTAGCCCGTCAATCAGCTCTAATTTAGCTGAATGGGATCACGGCAATCGCGAGGTGATTGATTTACTGGCAAGCTGGTTCGAAACACTCGGCTTCTCGATAACAATTCAGCCAGTGCCGAATACCCGAAACAAATTTAATATGCTCGCTCAGCTGGGAACCGGTGAAGGCGGTTTGTTACTGGCGGGACACTCTGACACTGTGCCATTTGATGACAATCGCTGGCAAAGTGATCCGCTTAACGTCACCAAGCAAGATGATAAATTTTTTGGGCTAGGTACTTGCGATATGAAAGGTTTCTTCGCCTTTATTTTGCAAGTGGCTCGCCAAGTGGATGCTAAACAACTTAAAAAGCCCCTGTATGTATTAGCAACCGCTGATGAAGAAACCACCATGGCTGGCGCTCGCTTTTTCGCAGAGCAACAATTAATAAAGCCTGATGTCGCGATTATTGGCGAGCCAACAGAGTTGGTGCCCGTGGTTATGCACAAAGGTCATATGTCGCATCGCATTTCGGTAGCAGGGCAATCCGGTCACTCAAGTAAGCCCGCCCTTGGTGTGAATGCGATAGAGATTATTCACCAAATTATTGGCCAATTATTGGCGTTGAAGCAAGACTTGTGCAGCAAGTACCAAAATCAGGCATTTGACGTCCCTGAGCCAACCTTAAATTTGGGCGCCATCAGCGGGGGGGATAACGCCAATCGCATTTGTGGTCACTGTAATCTAGACATCGATATGCGCGCTCTACCCGGCCTTAAAGATGAAGAATTAGTGCATTGGTTAAGTGAAGCGTTAAAGCCCATTGCTGAACAATACCCAGGCCGTATCACGATGGAAGAGCTGCACCCGCCTTGCCCAAGTTTCGGCCAAGCAGATAGCCATGGTTTATTGACTGTTGCCGAAGAAATTTCTGGTCATCAATGCTGTGCGGTTAATTATTGTACCGAAGCCCCTTATATTCAATCACTTGGGTGCGACACTATCGTGCTTGGTCCCGGTTCGATTAATCAAGCGCATCAGCCGGATGAATTCTTGGCCTATGATCAAATTGACGAGACCTTGCGCGTGCTTACCGCTATGATTCAGCGCTACTGTATGCAGGACTAA
- a CDS encoding prepilin-type N-terminal cleavage/methylation domain-containing protein — translation MGSRPHNGFTLIELIIVIVILGIVAATAVPRLIDLTEDANLAAVRTFAANFEKAANDAHLRWQIAGAPGRIQNMPGFGDGTLDMSTNGWPLGTNKGNANDNVGRGSAGCHALWNYLLVDGPRADADTSQDFQSYRHSGNTSCSFVYRANGDTAARSAAKLGVLYNSISGSVSACGTQTATSC, via the coding sequence ATGGGTAGTCGTCCACACAATGGCTTTACATTAATTGAGCTGATTATCGTCATTGTGATTCTTGGCATTGTTGCCGCCACGGCGGTACCTAGGTTGATTGATTTGACCGAGGATGCCAATTTAGCTGCGGTTCGCACATTTGCCGCCAACTTTGAAAAAGCGGCCAATGACGCCCATTTGCGCTGGCAAATTGCTGGAGCGCCAGGGCGTATTCAAAATATGCCGGGTTTTGGGGACGGTACATTGGATATGAGCACGAATGGCTGGCCTCTTGGCACCAACAAAGGCAATGCGAATGATAACGTTGGACGAGGTAGTGCAGGCTGTCATGCGCTTTGGAATTACCTACTGGTTGATGGCCCAAGAGCAGATGCAGATACGTCTCAAGACTTCCAAAGCTATCGCCACAGTGGTAACACCTCATGTTCTTTTGTTTATCGCGCGAATGGCGATACGGCGGCTAGAAGTGCGGCTAAACTCGGCGTGCTTTACAACTCTATCAGCGGTAGCGTTAGTGCTTGCGGCACACAAACCGCTACATCATGTTAG
- a CDS encoding adenylosuccinate synthase yields MGKNVVVLGTQWGDEGKGKVVDLLTDKAKYVVRYQGGHNAGHTLVINGEKTVLHLIPSGVLRDNVKCLIGNGVVLCPKALMAEITMLEERGVPVRERLLISDACPLILPYHNALDAAREKARGSKAIGTTGRGIGPAYEDKVARRGLRVGDLFCADSFAAKLKEIVEYHNFALVNYYKAEPVSYEEVLADAMSVAEVIKGMVADIAELLDQARKNGESIMFEGAQGTLLDIDHGTYPYVTSSNTTVGGVATGCGFGPRYLDYVLGITKAYTTRVGSGPFPTELDDEIGNHLGTVGHEFGATTGRERRCGWFDAVAMHRAVQINSISGFCLTKLDVLDGLKELKICTGYKTANGEIITVPPTAAEGYEQITPVYESMPGWDESTVGATSFDELPANAVAYIKRLEEVTGVPIDIVSTGPDRNETMILVNPFDE; encoded by the coding sequence ATGGGAAAAAACGTTGTAGTTCTGGGCACCCAATGGGGTGACGAGGGTAAGGGTAAAGTTGTTGACTTACTCACAGACAAAGCAAAGTACGTAGTACGTTATCAAGGCGGCCATAACGCAGGCCACACACTAGTAATCAATGGTGAAAAAACCGTTCTTCATTTAATTCCATCTGGCGTTTTACGTGACAATGTAAAGTGTTTGATCGGTAACGGTGTTGTACTGTGTCCAAAAGCCCTGATGGCTGAAATCACTATGTTAGAAGAACGCGGCGTACCAGTACGCGAACGTTTACTTATCTCTGACGCATGTCCATTAATTTTGCCTTACCACAATGCGCTTGATGCCGCGCGTGAAAAAGCTCGTGGTAGCAAAGCGATTGGTACGACAGGCCGTGGTATTGGCCCAGCGTATGAAGACAAAGTCGCTCGTCGCGGCTTGCGTGTTGGCGATTTATTCTGTGCAGACTCGTTTGCCGCTAAATTAAAAGAAATCGTTGAGTACCACAACTTCGCATTAGTGAACTACTACAAAGCTGAGCCAGTTAGCTATGAAGAAGTGCTAGCAGACGCAATGTCCGTTGCTGAGGTGATCAAAGGTATGGTTGCTGACATTGCAGAACTGCTAGATCAAGCACGCAAGAACGGTGAATCAATCATGTTTGAAGGTGCTCAAGGTACCTTACTTGATATTGACCACGGCACATACCCATACGTAACGTCTTCAAACACTACCGTTGGTGGTGTGGCAACAGGTTGTGGTTTTGGTCCGCGTTACTTAGATTACGTGTTAGGTATTACCAAAGCTTACACGACACGTGTTGGCTCTGGTCCATTCCCAACAGAATTAGACGATGAGATCGGTAACCACTTAGGTACAGTAGGCCACGAGTTTGGCGCTACCACAGGCCGCGAGCGTCGTTGTGGCTGGTTTGATGCTGTTGCTATGCACCGCGCCGTGCAAATCAACAGTATTTCAGGCTTCTGTTTAACTAAGCTTGACGTACTTGATGGCTTAAAAGAGTTAAAAATCTGTACTGGCTACAAAACAGCCAATGGTGAAATCATCACTGTGCCGCCAACAGCAGCGGAAGGCTATGAGCAAATCACGCCAGTGTATGAATCTATGCCAGGTTGGGATGAATCAACTGTCGGTGCAACTTCTTTCGATGAGCTTCCAGCAAATGCTGTTGCTTACATTAAGCGTTTAGAAGAAGTCACTGGGGTGCCAATCGATATCGTATCTACTGGCCCAGATCGCAACGAAACCATGATTTTGGTTAATCCGTTCGACGAATAG